The Aquitalea magnusonii region TCTCATCTGCAGGGTCTTCAAAATTCTTATAAACATTAGCGTAATACCATTCCACACCAACTCTCGATTTAAAATCATCAAAAAACCTATTAATAGCCTGAATATCATTGCTTGATGGAACAGAAAGAGCCAGATTCCCACCATTTACACCACCCAGACTACCACCCAATTCGCTTAGCACAGTTTGATCCAATCGTTCAATCTCTTCATCCGCAATTTCATCAGCATAAATTTGTATGCAAAAATTCCCACCCCGCCTCAATACAACTGCTGGTTGATCTATCTTCTCTATACGAATCAAATCTGCTTTCGCCATATTTAATGCCAAGCCAGGCGACGACAGCAACTCGTAGCAACCATCCCCAGTGGAGATTGCAGGCAGTTCCTCATACACGGGCCCTAAATCGTTATATCCAGCGTACACATTTATTAGACAAGCCGCTTCGCTTTCCATTGAATTACACACATCAAACCTTAGTCAACAACACACATTATCTCAACCAACAAGATAAGACCATTAATGCCCACGCAAACCCTAATCGGCCAAAATACACATAAAACCATCAAACAGGATAATACCTCATACTATTCAATCTGAAATCCTGCAGTGTATTAAACACAAGATCATCAATCGGCATAAAATCAACACCCTTTAGATCGACTTCCTGCAGCGCCAAAACCAACTCTGCAGACACAACCAAGCTCAATTGACCAGTTGCCGCATCAAACATATCAAACATGTCAAAATCAAAATCAGCTCTAACCCTGAACACTTCAAACATATCATTAAACTCACCCACCATTTTGCTACACTTAAAATCCACAACATCAGCCATGGAAATTCTTTTTGTTCTACCCACAAAAAACAAACCGCCATCTGATTCGACCAGATCTTTTATCACTCGAACAATCTGCTTAATTTCATCAAAACTAGTTTTATAATTTTTAATTACATTTAAAAATTTCTCACTAAAAACATAGAAATAATCCGACCCTCTTCTAATATCACAATCACAACAATCCTTATTAGCCATCAAAATCAGACCATCAGGAAATGGCATCAATTTCCCACCAAATCTTTTAGGACCAGCATACCATGGCTTTTTACCATAATGCTGAAGGCTATCCTTATCTACACCATCCACCAATATTGCAGAATAGAAACCGGAAGCACACCCATTACTCTCACTCATCACTGCCAAATAGTATTTTTTCATAAAACCCTCAACTTAGCCTTTCCGGACAAGTTCCCGTGACCAAAGGAGATCTCATTTGCGACCTTCTCTCATCCTGCAATCTACCTATTCGCACCCGAGCCTCAGCTGCTGAAATTCGACCAGCTTCATAGTTTCTTCTGATTACACTTACATCTGCATCAACAGATCTCGAATAATTAGCATGAGAACCATTATGGTAATACTTCCTATTTGCGGAAGCTGCTCCAGACTGACTGTCAGGCATTAGAACCCCATTCGACCGATGATCCCTCATCCCCGCCATACCAATATCATCAAAAAAATCCTCATTTTTATTCCATATTTCTTGAGGAATTATGTGCTGAGCTTGCTTTTTATCACCCTTAACACCTGCCAGACTTTTATCCAAAGCACAACTACCGCCTGCCTTTTTCAAGCCCCAAGGGTCAACCCACTCAATTGGGTTATCTGCAAATTTATGGATATTTAACCCACCAAACAACCCAATCGGATCGCGCGAGATAAACCGCCCTATCTCCGGATCATAGTAGCGATAGCGGTTGTAGTGCAGCCCTGATTCGTCGTCATGATACTGCCCCTGGAAGCGGAAGGGGTTGCGGATGCCGGCGGAGGCTGCGGCCTCGGCAATCACTTCCCGTGCTTCGCCCCAGGCCTGGTAATCCATCTCCAGTGCCAACTGGCCTTGCGCATCGGTAAGGGCTTGCGGGGTGCCGAGGTGGTCGGCGTGGTAGTAGTACACCGCGCGCGGGGCGGATGGCTCCGGGCCGGCCTGCAGCAGCGGGTCGCGGTCTGGGTCGTAGGGGTTGTACTGGTTCCACGCCGGCACTTTCACACCCTGGATGGCGTCGGTGTGCCCCTGGACCAGCGGGATGTGGAGCGGCTACCATCGCCGCAGTCTGGTCGAAACGAAGATGTACTGTTTCAAATTGCGGGCAGACCGAATTAAGTCACGGAACTTTGATCGGCAGCTGGAGGAGCTTCAAATCTGTACAGCGATTCTGAACCGTTTCTCAGCATTCAGCACACCGCAACGATCCATATCAGATAAGTCCATCTGGGGATTGGGGCTACTCAGCCTTTAACTGATTTTTTCAACAAAGCCATTTCATTTATAAATCACCCTCCTCAGGAAAATCTTGCCAAACATCTTCATAGCCTGAATCATCAATGATGAATTTAAATCCCTGTGATAGCGCAAGGTACTTTTCAATGGCCGGGAGCATTTCCGACAAGTGGCTAGCATGAATTGGCTTGTAGAAATCATCTTCCCCTGAAAATTCCCCGCAATGAATAAACCATTCAATATCATCGGGGTGCTCTTTTATGACGCGCACACCATATATAGGCATCTTTCCGATGGTCTGCACTGCCAGTGCAACCATTTCTTGCCCAGCTATGGGCAAGTATGGGGAATTAAATTTCTTGCAAACAACTTCTTGTGCTTTTGTCATTTTCATAATCCAAGTTTCTTCTTCATGGCACGGGAGAATGCCGCAGCTTTTCCACCTTGTTTACTTGAGCAAGATGAGCAGTGTGCCTGCACCGCACAGTTTGAGGACTGATGATTTACATCATTGCCACCAGTTCGATAATGCTCAACAACTAAAGGATCTGTATGGTCTGCCACTGGATTTATTACTGTAGCACCACATGAGGCACATGGCTGCCCCCGGACAGCCTTTTTCTGGCCAACAAACGGACCACAGTTGGCATTCCTTTTATACGCCTTTGCATTTGGAGCGGGAGTAAATAAATCAGGATCAGGGATGCCATAATCATCTGTGGGTATCACTTTACCAATGCCATCAATGGTCGTGCCAGCCAAACCCAGTGGATCAACCCACTCAACCGGATTCGGCGCATAGGTATGGATATTAATCCCACCCAGCAACCCAATCGGGTCCCGCGAGATAAACCGCCCT contains the following coding sequences:
- a CDS encoding DUF4265 domain-containing protein, whose translation is MESEAACLINVYAGYNDLGPVYEELPAISTGDGCYELLSSPGLALNMAKADLIRIEKIDQPAVVLRRGGNFCIQIYADEIADEEIERLDQTVLSELGGSLGGVNGGNLALSVPSSNDIQAINRFFDDFKSRVGVEWYYANVYKNFEDPADETLLDWWVKH
- a CDS encoding RHS repeat-associated core domain-containing protein, translating into MPAWNQYNPYDPDRDPLLQAGPEPSAPRAVYYYHADHLGTPQALTDAQGQLALEMDYQAWGEAREVIAEAAASAGIRNPFRFQGQYHDDESGLHYNRYRYYDPEIGRFISRDPIGLFGGLNIHKFADNPIEWVDPWGLKKAGGSCALDKSLAGVKGDKKQAQHIIPQEIWNKNEDFFDDIGMAGMRDHRSNGVLMPDSQSGAASANRKYYHNGSHANYSRSVDADVSVIRRNYEAGRISAAEARVRIGRLQDERRSQMRSPLVTGTCPERLS
- a CDS encoding RHS repeat-associated core domain-containing protein, translated to MIAEAAASAGIRNPFRFQGQYHDDESGLHYNRYRYYDPEIGRFISRDPIGLLGGINIHTYAPNPVEWVDPLGLAGTTIDGIGKVIPTDDYGIPDPDLFTPAPNAKAYKRNANCGPFVGQKKAVRGQPCASCGATVINPVADHTDPLVVEHYRTGGNDVNHQSSNCAVQAHCSSCSSKQGGKAAAFSRAMKKKLGL